TCATTGTTAGATTCTATTAAAGAACACTATTCAAGAACACTACTAATGTTCTTAGCTcatatattctaaattagggTTTGTTGGGGCTTTGAAGAAAACCCAATTTGTATTTTATTCTAATTCAAATCCATAGGTTATTGATCCATATTATTTGTTCTAGTGATATACAAATTTAGGTCTTTTTTGgttgtttttattttactttcaaaatattgtaaaattagtgtgtgtttaaaattttgattatataccAATATGAATAGATGCCATATATGCTTTATTTTGGTTTAATTATGCTTTTATCTCTTCTTTTTTGAATCAATAATTGGCATGTTCTGTCAATGGTTTACCTTGTATAGTGTCAAAGTTAGCATAAACCTAAATGAAAATCGAACTAATTGAATAACCAACTTCATTATGAAATGACCAAACCGATATGAAGTAAACGATTTGGTTGTCAATTAAGGAGTCGGCCGAATTACTTACACCTCTTGTATTACTATGACTTCAACGATTTAAAACTACTTACACTCCTAATATTACTTCGATGATTTGATTGTCCATTTTTGATCAAAATCACTTACACTTCTTATGATTTAGTTCTCCATTTCGGACCTGACTATTTACCtttattgttttgaaaactGTTCTTGTTATCAATTTGTTTTTTGGGCaaacttgtttttaatttaaatatattcgtacttaaattttatatattattagcatatgtaaaataatgaaatatctTTCAATATTAAAACTTTTTTGAATTTGGTACATTTTCTTTCTTGaacattatatgaaaaaaattaaatgaaggCAAGCTATTGAGGATAAATATGGGATGATTAAGTACTAATCTTTCAATTCATCCTTACTCTTCTCAAAAATATCATCACATACATACGTTTTCATAACACGACCATGAAGACATAAATTAAAAGagatgataaaatataatatatatttttatttctaagaaATTGATTTGATACCTCTCATCTCTCTTCATCAactattacttaaaaaaaatgtgttttgaatatttatagaAGAAAACCATAGAATGAAGATTTATGAATCACAACCTTCAAAATTCCAATTATGTCAGTATATTCTTCGGATCACAAAAATGAATATCTGGATTATAAATATTATCCCATATAATATTCTTATTCAGCTCATAAGTTTGCTTATGGATAAAACAGAAGATTCTCGTAAACATCGTCCGTCGGTAATAACACAGCAGCATCGCCGGGCATCTTCCCTTACCTTAAAACCTATGGAGGCGACTCTTGGGGAATTTTAGAATCCCGCGGGTACTATTTGAGTCATCGGGTGGTCTAAGGTTTTCTTCTTGCTTTAGGTCTTGCTTTATGTCGTAGTAAAATTAAGGGCAATAATTTCGAATTCGACAGGAAATGTCTCCTTAATCCGAAAATTTCTGCTAATATTAAAGTCCAATATCGGACGCTTTTTACACCCCTAATAGGACTTAACAAAATAACCcatatatatttcaaactaaTATATTTCTGTTACGATTTGTGAAACCATTTTTTAGAAATACTGAATATTATatcaaacatacaaaaaaaataatcaaatcttCATGATTGCCTGACTGAGTTATTGATCAGAAATATCAAATTGTTGTTCCATTATATAAAATTgagattaaaaaacaataaaaagcAAATATTAATGATCATAAACAGTGAATAAGTTTTGGTACAAATATAATACACACAATAGAGAGTAAATATCCATATTATACAAGAAACtgcaaattatttgaaaacaggaAAAAACACCAAATTCAAACCTTCTCACGACCACTCATAAACTGTTCACAAGGAGGAATCATAACCAAGATCGGTTTCAAATTCAAACCTGGATGAGGAACCCTACGACGAACTTCACGACCTTCCTGACAAAGAGCACACGCATGACAGAACACATGAGTCGCGAAATCGCAAGCCATTTCCCACTGCTCGCGTTGCACATCATCCTCCACAACGCTCCCACAGCATCCACACGAACTCACAACCGATTCGAAGTTCCCTTCGAGATTGAACTTCCTTCGAATTGCTGTTCGGCTAGGATAAGAAAACCAACGAGCCAATAGATTTCCACCAAAAATTGCTGTCCCGAGAACGTATAAAACAGAGTAGGGCATGCAATGATTTGTGAATGTTCCTGGAGTAGAATTGAGTCTCTCTACATTGCTTCCATAGAGTACACATGGTGCTACAGCTCCAAGCAGACCTACATTACAGGTTCATTTCAACTTCATTACTATTTTCATTACCTAAAAGGAAAAACTAGAAGGAAGTTCAACAAGAATCAATCGAAGAATTGAATCTACTAACAACTGATACTGAAGTTGAATACTAATCGAAGAATCAAATCTACTAACAACTGATCATACTGAAGTTGAATACTAATCGAAGAATCGAACCTACTAACAACTGATACTGAAGTTGAATACTAATCGAAGAATTGAACCTACTAACAACTGATACTGAAGTTGAATACTAATCGAAGAATCGAACCTACTAACAAATGATACTGAAGTTGAATACTAATCGAAGAATCGAACCTACTAACAACTGATACTGAAGTTGAATACTAATCGAAGAATCGAACCTACTAACAACTGATACTGAAGTTGAATACTAATCGAAGAATCGAATCTACTAACAACTGATCATACTGAAGTTGAATACTAATCGAATCTACTAAGAACTGATCATATACTGAAGTTGAATTCTAGCTAATCGttcaacaataatcaattaactAGTCTCTCTACAAGCAAACCTTCATTACAGGTTCATTTCAACTTCATTACTATTGTTAATGcagttttctttctttgaccTAAAACTAAAAACTAGAAGAAAGTTCAACAAGAATCAATTGGACAAGAATCGACTGAAGATTCGAATCTACTAACAATTGATCATACTGAAGTTGAATCAttcaacaataatcaattaactAGTCTCTCTACATTGCTTAGACCTACATTACAGGTTCATTTcaacttcatttctttcttgACCTAAAACGAAATACTAGAAGGAAGTTCAACAAGAATGAATTGGACAAGAATCGATTGAAGAATCGAATCTACTAACAAGTAACAACTGATCATATCATCATACTGAAGTTGAATACTAGCTAATCGgttaacaataatcaattaacaacttcatttctttcttgACCTAAAACGAGGAACTAGGAGGAAATCCATCTCGAAACTACTAACAATTGATCATACTGAAGTTGAATACTAGCTAATCGGtcaacaataatcaattaactAGAGTAGATAAGATCAGATCAGATCAGATCGGTTAAGGAACTTACAAACTTCGAGATCGCTGCTACAGAATTCGTCGTTTCGGCCAAGGCAATTGAATAGACTGGAATTCCATTGATTACGACGGATCGGTTCGGTTATGACGCCGTCATATCCTAGTGGAAGTCCGTCGGCGGGATAACCGATGGAAGCAGCCGGAGGAGGAGGAGCTAGTTGTTTCTGCGACGGTACAGGGAGTGGAGATTCTATGGAGGTTTTCTTGTCATCTTCTTCCTGTAGCGAAGGTGGATTTCCAAGAAGGGGACTCGATTCTTCTGTATTAGCCATGgaaattgagaattgagaattgagaaatGTAGATCtatgaatgaatatatatatataatgtcaaAGAAGAAGGCGCGTTAATGCGTTGTTCTAAGTCATTTCTATAGATAGCGTAAACAATGGGCCGGGGTCACGAGTCATGACTTTCTTCATTTCtcttattaatgttaaaaaatttgttttaataatatatatatatatatttttttttataaaatataatattttttacttttatccACCACCTAAATATTACTTTAGTCTATATCTATGATCATGCAAATTGTGCTACATTGGGTTGTATTTATCTAGATGAAGTTAAATTTCCATGTGACGTTCCAGTTAAAATTTAACATcgttaatttcttaatttttttaaataaatacgaTACAATTTACAAGATAATTGATAAAGACAACATATTTAGAGATAGTAAGTAATCTAATGTATAAATATAGTGTTATTTTgtaataacttttatattatttatactttaGTCTATATCCATGATAATGCAAATTGTGCTACATTGTGTTGTATTTATCTAAATGAAGTTAAATTTTCGTCGTagacaaaattttcttttatatacctattaaaaaaatatttaacccCTTTCCCATGTGACGTccactattaaaaaaaaattgtgtctatataacatgtcaaaaatttaacatcattaattttttatttctttgaatAAATACGATacaatttataagaataattgaTAAAGACAACCTATTTAAAAGTGGTAGGTAAcctaatgaataaatataatattctataataatatctatgttgtttataataaaatgaagtataaaatattatgaaattctagttataattataatttagtcTAAATAATTTGTtcacaattataataattagggACGAATCATTAAGATATACCCGTTTTACTTTTTACCTTAcccaacttttattttattttataaaaaacacacctatatgatatataaaatttcCAAACTTTGTGAATAATActaaaatttttataacttacaaaatattaaaaaaatgccacgtgatatattaaaattgatttgtttATACACTAACactaataattgaaatattttaaggtTTCTACTAAACTAGCTCGTATATATATAGCTTTGATATTGGAGAAACTTTGACAAGAGTTAGTCTCTCCTCTAGTTGATTAGTTGGACAATGTACttttataagataaattattaaaatatatttaatattaaaaaaaattattattatttaatttgatgaaataagtaatatatataatctgatGTGAATTGGGATATAAagagatttaaaaataacaatattaaaaaaaatcaagatcaaacaaactcataaaaaaaacatttatcttcctttgggaCTCATCTTCTCCACCATTCTCGCCGGTTCAATTTCCGATCTAGCCGTTATAAAAGGCTGCTGAACAATCTCCTCACCTCCTCTTTCTTCATTCACTTCCTCCGCCGCTGCCGCCTTTGTTTTCTCCGATGAATTCAAATCCTCAGTTTCAGAATTCTCAAAATATCGAGACATCAAAGAAGTAGATCCTTTTCTCATCAAAAAAAGAGCATTCTTTGGTGGTGAAGACAAACTTTGATCATCAGATACATCTTCTCCCTTCATGGGTGTTCTTTCTTCTGTTTCATTTTCCATTTCCAAAGACATTGATAcatctttatcatttttcttccTTCCAAAACAACTCCAAATCGATAAgaatggccatttcatccatgtCCGTATCCTTTTCCCTAATCCACGTCCATAAAATACAACTTTTACCTTCCGTCGAACGGGAATTGGTTTCGATCTCCGGCGCCGGTTTCTCACCTGACCTATACAGGTAACTTTTGGAGAAGATGGTTCATCATTAGTTGAAGAAGATGTCTTTCGTCGGAAAATCATTCTCGGacttgatctgtactttccccTGTTTCCGGTTTTATTCTTCATCGGAGTTTTCATCAATGTCTGTGGAAATATCTCCGACGTCCTTCCCGGTTTAGAGATAGTCTTCATCTTCGTTTCCATTGCCCGCCGGCGGAGGCAAGataattgtaaattttattaaaaaaaatattactattaaaaaagaatattggtTTTAACTTGGAATTATTACTTTTGGTTATTTGTAGGATTACTTAGTTGATATTTATATTGGTGTTTGGTTTAgaatttggattatttgaatttatttgagATTGGGTGAACATTTGgttgattttaaagttattgtagaatgtaatttttatattaattaattgtttaaggTTTATATTAGTTGTAAAAATCAATAATCTAGATAAAAGTTAAGAAAATGGtcaatgtttaaatatatataatataactttGTAATACAAAGTACAAATTTTTACCCATTTTAATTCATTGAGGCAAAatgaaatcaattataaatatattttttaacacaaataaaatattctaaaattaactattgtaatattatttgtttactcactaatattttattcatggtatttatttttattaaatttagatgatttaattgttaaaaatgtgaattatttaaataaaatgacattaataggtataaatatttattttaaatgatttttaaagtatttaattgattatttaaagaATGTGAATCATATAATTGACTAATggatataaaatatgaaagtttttttttagaaattaatctAGCTTATTCATAAGAGTTgatttaagagaccaaaattcTACGAGTTCAATTCCATCTGAATACGCTTTGTGTTGAATCGGGAGGCCACAACGATGAGGTGTTATGCTGATTCtcctcaattaaaaaaaacttcaaatataactaaaaataataaatacaattagtGGTAAGGAAAATCTAGCTAATTGTTATAATCCATGTTgacaggggcggagccaagtacaaGCCGGCCCGGGCGGTAGCCCTGGTAGCCTCAAACAGACTATATGTATTtaatcaataacgacggtacaTTACTGTCGTTATTGGTTATTTCCCGTCGCTAAAAGGTATTGGCGACAAaactagcccggatagatttttttaataacaaattagcCCGGATaggtttcaaatcctggctccgcccctgtatGTAGAGTAATAACTTTATCTAATtagaaaacttattttttaattagataatgTTAAATAGATGTTAAATAAATCAACTATGGGTTAAATAAaagttgaataaattaaattaaatattggaATTTTAAGTAATATGTaggtaaatttatttaatataatataaaattaatattaaaagttttaaaataccATTTTTACATTTacaattgattaaattttaagagaataatgaattatgaatgaaacaaacaaatacaTGAGtttgatctttttttttttaaacaaggagTTAAACTCAATTAAGGgttatttatagaaaattaattaataataataatataaaataacgtcgataaaatcaaaataaacaattcataatttaaatatcaaattatatgaacaatttaaaaaaacaattcaatgaaaaaaattcaacaatcaAATTGTTTGttaagaatcaaataaaaagaaaaaaatcatattgAAGTAGAGCAAACcggaaaaacaaattaaattgtgttaaaaatatttctatcaaatatttggaataacaattaaaattattcttaaaaaaaaatgttaatgtaatGATGAAAATTGTTTtagcaaaacaaaattaaaatgatcCTTATACGAAGGTTGATTaggaaagtaaaaaaaatcatgtctaAACTATCTATTTATATGATAGAAATAATGAAAAACTCGAACAAAAATAAAGGAAGGATATTTATCGTAGTCTTTATATGAAagatcatttataataataactaaacaaTTCAACCAAGTTGTggatattatttgaaatataaaaatttaaaattatccgATAAATAAAATGCCGAACTGAACCAAACACAACCTAACCAATAAATCTCTCTAAACTAGAAAAGTTTTCAGAGATAAAAGAAGAACTCACATTTAACTtttctaaattttgttttagaGATAAGAAAGAAACACTTTAAAAGATATCTTAAAACAATTATtctaatatgaaaatatatatatatatatatatattatattttgaattttacaaataaattgtaTCCTCGCAAAGTAACTCAAGTGAAAAGATTAATACACATTTTcaacctaaataaataaattgtaagaaAACTAAATGTATTCCTAGTAATCCATAAGGTAGAATAATGTTGGTTACAAAAACCTAACTAGAAATTTCACTACATATAAACATAAATCCTAAACAATATAcaagaatattatatttttccaaactgtaaaattatttactttGTCAAATATTACAATCTTGAGATAAAGTtgataaaatcaataataacattgaaaaaaatgagatttataataaagtttgttatgttaatgtttttgaatttaaatttgcaaattataataacaattctCGCTACATTAAACATTTACATTTATCATCAAAGATTTTCAAGATTATATTAGGATATCAGATAAGGTATGATACacgattttgatttttttttttttaagaaaacttaatataatctaaatacaataaaataagggtaaaaaatatatagaatgtTGTTTAAACAACAATGACTACAATGTCTTTTAAGTATTAAAATGTTATGttctaaaaacacaaatatacaaaaaaaaaataaaaaaatattatcacaaaaaaatatatcaattcaacATCTAGAGATTATACCACCCAATTAATTAGTTTGATatgaattttgttaaaaaataattatataatatatttttgtatataaaaaaaattataatatattttcacattaactaataaattataacaacaaaataatatttttcacaaaCAATTAAGATTACATAATTTATGCAACCACATTCACATTTGTCTCAATTCTCGGTGGACCCGAAAGTCGCCTAGCCTTAACCGGGGCTGGAAAAGAAAGGCGTTTCTTCGTAGAAGTCTTGGATCCATTTTCCAATCCAAGAGGATTTTGCATTCTGGACTTGGCTTTTGTCGATTTAGTTGACACCATATAACTAGGAACAAACGGAGAGCTAGACAAGCTTTCGTCGTCTTTCCTAACTACAGAGCCGGAGACACTGTGCCTCCTGTTTTTATCCAGACGAATGCTAAAACTGCTCTTACTGTCATCATTGAGTTTCAATTTCCGGCCCTTGGGTTTCAATTGGTTGTTAGAAACAGGGGATGGTTTCTCTGAATTATTATTGTCGAGTTGGTGATGGTGTCTTTCTCCAATCGCCTCAATTTTTTCCTCTGATGGATGAGCTTCCGTCCATCGTTCTAGCCAAGTCCATCCCCAATGAGGATTATTTGGATCCATGAATATTAGCATTGCAGGTCTGGCTGATTTCTTACCGTTTTGCTGTCAATGACAATTTGAagataaaattagtaatattggCGATCCTTTGCATTATTTTTTGATGCAAGAATAGAACCAGCTATTGTTCAAAGTGAAATCAAGAGCAAAGTAGCAAATTGGTTCCAAAATGAGTCATTATTCAATAAAAGGGTTATTGATTTGtaacaaaatatttgatgatttgaagaaATAAGCAGTAAAATGCAAAGTAACTAAGTCTTTGTGGGTTTTTATTGCACAAACCTGATGAGAATAAGCATAAGCTAGAGCTCTCTCCCTTCTCATGGTTGCTTCATACTTGTTAAGTAGGTTAGCTTCAATTTGTTCTTTTGATTGCAAACTAACATCCCAATCTTCTCCCAACTGCAAACTTTCTTCCTTGGCTCGTTTCTGTAAGAGTTGTCTTTCAAGAGCTTGATTCTCTTCCAGTATCTTGATACGTGTAGATTGAATCCGAGCCTGCACTCGAGCCAGAGTTTGCATGCATTTCAAGGCGTGTCCAGTTTGACGCTTAATGGTTGGTCCCCCAACAAGTGATTTTAACCTCACAAGCCCTCTTATAGACCTCAATGCCCTTCTTGCCTTCAACAGTTCAATGCAATAAACATAGATCTTCAGTTTAAATTCCCTTGTAAGTTTGAAATTTGGATCAAACTGAATAAATGTATGAAGATTAATGATGttcctaaaccctaaaacaaTATCCAGAAAATGAAATGCATGATTTTGAGATCTAAAGGACTAAGAGTTTCAAAATCTACATGTTAGCAAACAAGCATATACCAGGTATCCGCGTAAAGCAGTTTGAATTCTGATAGCTGCTACTTCCTCCTTTGATCTTCGCGGAAACTGAACCTCTTTAGTGACATGAACCACTTCAGTAGTAGCTTGGGAAGTGAAATCAGCATCAACTACAGTcggttcttcatcatcatcaacaacttCAGTAAATTTCATCTCTTCAAG
This is a stretch of genomic DNA from Impatiens glandulifera chromosome 4, dImpGla2.1, whole genome shotgun sequence. It encodes these proteins:
- the LOC124936008 gene encoding cell number regulator 8; protein product: MANTEESSPLLGNPPSLQEEDDKKTSIESPLPVPSQKQLAPPPPAASIGYPADGLPLGYDGVITEPIRRNQWNSSLFNCLGRNDEFCSSDLEVCLLGAVAPCVLYGSNVERLNSTPGTFTNHCMPYSVLYVLGTAIFGGNLLARWFSYPSRTAIRRKFNLEGNFESVVSSCGCCGSVVEDDVQREQWEMACDFATHVFCHACALCQEGREVRRRVPHPGLNLKPILVMIPPCEQFMSGREKV
- the LOC124935619 gene encoding uncharacterized protein LOC124935619, with amino-acid sequence METKMKTISKPGRTSEIFPQTLMKTPMKNKTGNRGKYRSSPRMIFRRKTSSSTNDEPSSPKVTCIGQVRNRRRRSKPIPVRRKVKVVFYGRGLGKRIRTWMKWPFLSIWSCFGRKKNDKDVSMSLEMENETEERTPMKGEDVSDDQSLSSPPKNALFLMRKGSTSLMSRYFENSETEDLNSSEKTKAAAAEEVNEERGGEEIVQQPFITARSEIEPARMVEKMSPKGR
- the LOC124936007 gene encoding protein IQ-DOMAIN 2-like; its protein translation is MGRKGNWFSSVKKVLSPESKRSKEKRLLGNGKSIVEENSKPREIPPLEHRSPPTLEEMKFTEVVDDDEEPTVVDADFTSQATTEVVHVTKEVQFPRRSKEEVAAIRIQTALRGYLARRALRSIRGLVRLKSLVGGPTIKRQTGHALKCMQTLARVQARIQSTRIKILEENQALERQLLQKRAKEESLQLGEDWDVSLQSKEQIEANLLNKYEATMRRERALAYAYSHQQNGKKSARPAMLIFMDPNNPHWGWTWLERWTEAHPSEEKIEAIGERHHHQLDNNNSEKPSPVSNNQLKPKGRKLKLNDDSKSSFSIRLDKNRRHSVSGSVVRKDDESLSSSPFVPSYMVSTKSTKAKSRMQNPLGLENGSKTSTKKRLSFPAPVKARRLSGPPRIETNVNVVA